One region of Oncorhynchus keta strain PuntledgeMale-10-30-2019 chromosome 24, Oket_V2, whole genome shotgun sequence genomic DNA includes:
- the LOC118402752 gene encoding ribonuclease T2, translating to MKSLALVVLLCLGCGLMSSSFVLASPHMWSKLILTQHWPSTFCSMEHCDPKFDYWTLHGLWPDKGQECNSSWHFNVTLIQDLLPDMQKWWPDLITPASSEFWQYEWQKHGTCAAKAESLNSQHKYFGKVLELYHMVDLDGVMKKFNIVPSEAYYTFDHIEGIILNFYNVKPKIQCIHPKGGKVQILGQIEICFNSDFQLANCEHSETDTLRLIDFLNVKGTEFSVCDHATPVYYPPLKGKPSM from the exons ATGAAATCTTTGGCGCTTGTTGTCCTGCTGTGCCTTGGCTGCGGTCTGATGTCTTCCTCATTCGTACTCGCGTCGCC GCATATGTGGAGTAAATTGATCCTGACTCAACACTGGCCAAGCACATTTTGCAGT ATGGAGCACTGTGATCCCAAATTTGACTACTGGACTTTGCATGGACTGTG gcCAGATAAAGGCCAGGAATGCAATTCATCTTGGCACTTCAATGTAACTCTAATCCAG GACCTACTTCCAGATATGCAGAAGTGGTGGCCGGATCTTATAACTCCAGCATCCTCTGAATTCTG GCAATATGAATGGCAAAAACATGGAACGTGTGCTGCAAAAGCAGAGTCCCTAAACAGTCAACACAAATACTTTGGCAAAGTCCTGGAGCTGTATCACATGGTAGACCTTGACGG AGTGATGAAGAAATTTAACATTGTGCCCTCGGAGgcgtactacact TTTGACCACATCGAAGGAATCATTCTCAACTTCTACAATGTGAAACCAAAGATTCAGTGTATTCATCCAAAG GGTGGGAAGGTGCAAATCTTGGGCCAGATCGAGATCTGCTTCAACTCAGACTTCCAACTTGCCAACTGTGAGCATTCTGAGACAGACACTCTGAGACTAATTGACTTCCTCAATGTTAAAGGTACAGAGTTTAGTGTATGTGACCATGCCACACCTGTCTACTACCCTCCCCTTAAGGGGAAGCCATCAATGTAG